In Spinacia oleracea cultivar Varoflay chromosome 5, BTI_SOV_V1, whole genome shotgun sequence, a single window of DNA contains:
- the LOC110775980 gene encoding expansin-A23-like — MVRFLPFLYYCFLAITIALSLSCQAANDEWVTDAHATFYGDMKGGETMYGACGYKDLYTQGYGLETAALSTALFNNGSACGSCYEIQCVNSKWCKANKNTIKITATNFCPPNYTKTVDIWCNPPQKHFDLSLKMFLTIAEYKAGIVPVRFRRVPCVRKGGLKFLLQGNQGWYLVLVFNVGGVGNVVDVKIKPSNSKNWMQMTRNWGQNWQFTQNLIGKSLSFQVTTSDGKMVQSDNVVPANWQFGQTFEGSKNF; from the exons ATGGTTAGATTTCTTCCatttttatattattgtttCTTGGCTATTACAATAGCCCTTTCGTTAAGCTGCCAAGCCGCCAACGACGAATGGGTGACAGATGCCCATGCTACATTTTATGGTGATATGAAAGGAGGCGAGACTATGT atgGTGCTTGTGGGTATAAAGATCTATACACACAAGGTTACGGCCTTGAAACAGCAGCATTAAGCACAGCTTTATTCAACAATGGGTCAGCATGTGGATCATGTTATGAGATACAATGCGTGAACTCCAAATGGTGCAAAGCCAACAAAAATACTATTAAGATCACTGCCACAAACTTTTGCCCCCCTAATTACACAAAAACAGTTGATATTTGGTGTAATCCTCCTCAAAAACACTTTGATTTATCACTTAAAATGTTCTTAACAATCGCGGAATACAAAGCTGGAATTGTTCCTGTACGATTTCGCCGAGTTCCTTGTGTTAGGAAGGGTGGCTTGAAATTCCTACTACAAGGGAATCAAGGTTGGTACCTTGTACTAGTGTTTAATGTTGGAGGTGTTGGAAATGTTGTTGATGTTAAGATTAAGCCCTCTAATTCCAAGAATTGGATGCAAATGACACGTAATTGGGGGCAAAATTGGCAATTCACACAAAATTTAATAGGGAAAAGTTTGTCGTTCCAAGTGACTACTAGTGACGGTAAAATGGTGCAATCCGATAACGTCGTACCGGCTAATTGGCAATTTGGCCAAACATTTGAAGGCAGCAAAAACTTCTAA